One genomic segment of [Pasteurella] aerogenes includes these proteins:
- the ileS gene encoding Isoleucyl-tRNA synthase has translation MSNENVDYKNTLNLPETGFPMRGDLAKREPAMLKNWYEKQLYQKIRAAGKGKKTFILHDGPPYANGSLHLGHAVNKILKDVIIKSKTALGYDSPYIPGWDCHGLPIELKVEGLVGKPNEKISAAQFRQACRDYAKEQVEGQKADFIRMGVLGDWDNPYLTMNFNTEANIIRTLGKVIANGHLYKGSKPVHWCLDCGSSLAEAEVEYEDKVSPSIYVRFAATNPAEVEAKFNAQGQGHGRLSAVIWTTTPWTLPSNRAIAVNANLDYQLVQFGDERVILAADLLESVQKATALEQVEVLGSVQGSALELLRFNHPFYDYSVPVILGDHVTIDGGTGLVHTAPDHGLDDYIVGQKYQLEMAGLVANDGKFISTTPFFAGKGVFEANDLVVEKLKETGALLKLERIKHSYPHCWRHKTPIIFRATPQWFIGMETKGLRQQALGEIKKVRWIPSWGEARIDTMVANRPDWCISRQRTWGVPMTMFVHHETEQLHPRTLEILEEVAKRVEKAGIQAWWDLDPVEVLGEEDAKIYRKVPDTLDVWFDSGSTYASVVQQRPEFNGNAADMYLEGSDQHRGWFMSSLMLSTATDNKAPYNQVLTHGFTVDEKGRKMSKSLGNVIVPSEVWNKNGADILRLWVASTDYTGEIAVSHNILNSAGDTYRRIRNTARFLLANLNGFEPKRDLVKPEEMIALDRWAVSCALEAQNDIKEAYDNYQFHTVVQRLMRFCSIEMGSFYLDIIKDRQYTTKADSLARRSCQTALWHIAEALVRWMAPILSFTADEIWGHMPKVEGRAEFVFTEEFYTGLFGLGEKDKLDDNYWQQLLKVRAEVNRVLEQARNDKLIGAGLEAKVTVYANDQIRPLLEQLGDELRFVLITSQALVKPLAEADVAEGEFAGLAVKVERAEGEKCPRCWHYSTTVGLNPAHPTLCSRCVENVDGEGELRQFA, from the coding sequence ATGTCGAATGAAAATGTAGATTATAAAAATACGCTCAATTTGCCGGAAACCGGTTTCCCGATGCGTGGAGACTTGGCAAAACGTGAGCCGGCAATGTTGAAAAACTGGTATGAAAAGCAACTTTATCAAAAAATTCGTGCTGCCGGTAAGGGTAAAAAGACCTTTATTTTACACGATGGACCTCCTTATGCGAATGGTTCGTTACACCTTGGTCACGCCGTCAACAAAATCTTAAAAGACGTTATTATCAAATCCAAAACCGCGCTAGGTTATGATTCTCCTTATATTCCCGGTTGGGACTGTCATGGCTTACCGATTGAATTAAAAGTCGAGGGTTTAGTCGGCAAACCAAATGAAAAAATTTCCGCGGCACAATTCCGTCAGGCTTGTCGCGATTATGCCAAAGAACAAGTAGAGGGGCAAAAAGCCGACTTTATCCGTATGGGCGTGTTGGGCGATTGGGATAATCCGTATTTGACCATGAATTTTAATACGGAAGCGAATATTATCCGTACCTTAGGAAAAGTGATTGCTAACGGGCATTTGTATAAAGGATCTAAACCGGTTCACTGGTGTTTGGATTGCGGTTCTTCCTTGGCGGAAGCGGAAGTGGAATATGAAGATAAAGTGTCTCCGTCCATTTATGTGCGTTTTGCGGCGACAAATCCGGCGGAAGTGGAAGCGAAATTTAATGCGCAAGGTCAAGGTCATGGTCGCTTATCCGCAGTGATTTGGACAACCACTCCTTGGACATTACCGTCTAACCGCGCGATTGCAGTCAATGCGAATTTAGATTATCAATTGGTACAATTCGGCGATGAGCGTGTTATTTTAGCCGCAGATTTGTTGGAAAGTGTGCAAAAAGCGACCGCACTTGAGCAAGTGGAAGTGTTAGGTTCAGTGCAAGGAAGTGCGTTGGAATTATTGCGTTTTAACCATCCGTTTTATGATTATAGCGTGCCGGTGATTTTAGGTGATCACGTCACCATTGATGGCGGTACGGGTTTGGTGCATACCGCACCGGATCATGGTTTGGATGACTATATTGTTGGTCAAAAATATCAGTTGGAAATGGCTGGGTTGGTTGCAAACGATGGTAAGTTTATTTCGACCACGCCATTTTTTGCCGGCAAAGGCGTATTTGAAGCCAATGATTTAGTGGTGGAAAAACTGAAAGAAACCGGTGCATTGTTAAAACTTGAACGTATTAAACACAGCTATCCACATTGTTGGCGACATAAAACGCCAATTATTTTCCGTGCCACACCACAATGGTTTATCGGTATGGAAACCAAAGGATTACGTCAACAAGCCTTGGGCGAAATCAAAAAAGTGCGTTGGATTCCAAGTTGGGGGGAAGCGCGAATTGATACCATGGTGGCAAACCGTCCGGATTGGTGTATTTCGCGTCAGCGTACTTGGGGCGTGCCGATGACTATGTTTGTGCATCATGAAACCGAACAGTTACATCCGCGTACTTTAGAGATCCTAGAAGAAGTAGCAAAACGCGTTGAAAAAGCCGGTATTCAGGCTTGGTGGGATCTTGATCCTGTAGAGGTATTGGGCGAAGAAGATGCAAAAATTTATCGCAAAGTGCCGGATACCTTGGATGTGTGGTTTGATTCTGGATCGACCTATGCGTCTGTAGTGCAACAACGTCCTGAGTTTAATGGGAATGCAGCGGATATGTATTTAGAAGGTTCTGACCAACATCGTGGCTGGTTTATGTCTTCCTTGATGCTTTCTACTGCGACTGACAACAAAGCGCCTTACAACCAAGTGTTGACTCACGGATTTACGGTGGATGAAAAAGGTCGCAAAATGTCTAAATCCTTGGGTAATGTGATTGTGCCGAGTGAAGTGTGGAATAAAAATGGGGCAGACATTTTACGTTTATGGGTCGCCTCCACTGACTACACCGGTGAAATTGCGGTTTCTCACAATATTTTAAACAGTGCCGGCGATACCTATCGTCGTATTCGTAATACCGCTCGTTTCTTGTTGGCGAACTTAAATGGTTTTGAGCCAAAACGCGATTTGGTTAAACCAGAAGAGATGATTGCTTTGGATCGCTGGGCAGTGAGCTGTGCATTAGAGGCACAAAATGATATTAAAGAGGCTTACGATAATTATCAATTCCATACCGTGGTGCAGCGTTTAATGCGTTTCTGTTCAATTGAGATGGGATCGTTTTATTTGGATATTATCAAAGATCGTCAATATACTACCAAAGCGGACAGCTTGGCGCGCCGTAGTTGTCAAACTGCCTTGTGGCATATTGCTGAGGCCTTAGTGCGTTGGATGGCGCCAATTCTTTCCTTTACCGCGGATGAAATTTGGGGACATATGCCGAAAGTAGAAGGTCGTGCAGAATTTGTATTCACCGAGGAGTTTTATACCGGTTTGTTCGGTTTGGGCGAAAAGGATAAATTGGATGATAATTACTGGCAGCAATTGCTAAAAGTACGTGCCGAAGTAAACCGTGTGTTGGAACAAGCGCGTAATGATAAATTAATTGGTGCTGGTTTGGAAGCGAAAGTGACGGTTTATGCCAATGATCAAATTCGCCCGTTATTGGAACAATTAGGTGATGAATTACGCTTTGTGTTAATTACTTCACAAGCGTTAGTAAAACCGCTTGCCGAGGCAGATGTGGCTGAAGGTGAATTTGCCGGTTTAGCGGTGAAAGTGGAACGTGCTGAAGGAGAAAAATGTCCGCGTTGTTGGCATTACTCCACTACCGTTGGACTCAATCCGGCACATCCGACGTTATGTTCTCGTTGCGTGGAAAACGTTGATGGCGAAGGTGAGTTAAGACAATTTGCCTAA